The Arachis duranensis cultivar V14167 chromosome 2, aradu.V14167.gnm2.J7QH, whole genome shotgun sequence genome has a window encoding:
- the LOC107476330 gene encoding trihelix transcription factor PTL encodes MEMEDHHHQLHHQQNHHYGCLTDLLMNNAPMHQSQPPQPPITLGGATSHHQQHHHRNLPPLPETTMTMFEMMGAPRGVVMNSELASTTRGSGVGGCMGGDASSNNGRWPRQETLTLLEIRSKLHPKFKDANHKGPLWEQVSRIMLEEHGYQRSGKKCREKFENLYKYYKKTKEGKAARQDGKHYRFFRQLEALFGDNNNNSNNFVTNNNLINLQTNQDKFHNHHYSHHHHNNNYNNNSVSLITNSTSEFDTSSSETDDDHESRKRKRRRWKMKMKMKEFIDSQMSKLVKKQEEWLEKLVKTFIIE; translated from the exons ATGGAAATGGAAgatcatcatcaccaacttcATCATCAGCAGAACCACCACTACGGTTGTTTAACCGATCTGTTAATGAACAACGCTCCTATGCACCAATCCCAACCACCGCAACCACCAATAACACTAGGCGGAGCCACCAGCCACCACCAGCAGCACCACCACCGCAACCTGCCACCGTTGCCGGAGACAACGATGACGATGTTTGAGATGATGGGAGCGCCACGTGGGGTGGTTATGAATAGCGAGTTGGCATCAACAACAAGAGGATCAGGTGTGGGAGGGTGCATGGGTGGGGATGCATCCTCAAACAACGGAAGATGGCCAAGACAAGAGACTCTCACTCTTCTTGAGATCAGATCTAAGCTTCACCCTAAATTCAAAGATGCTAATCACAAAGGTCCCTTATGGGAACAAGTTTCCAG GATAATGTTAGAAGAACATGGATACCAAAGGAGTGGAAAGAAATGCAGGGAGAAGTTTGAGAATCTGTACAAATATTATAAGAAGACAAAGGAAGGAAAAGCAGCAAGACAAGATGGGAAGCATTATAGGTTCTTTCGCCAACTTGAAGCCTTGTTTggagacaacaacaacaattccaACAACTTTGTTACCAACAACAACCTTATTAATTTACAAACAAATCAAGACAAGTTTCATAATCATCActattctcatcatcatcacaataacaattataataataatagtgtAAGCCTCATCACAAACTCCACTAGTGAGTTTGACACATCATCATCAGAGACtgatgatgatcatgaatcgaggaagaggaagaggaggaggtggaagatgaagatgaagatgaaggagTTCATTGACTCGCAAATGAGCAAGCTTGTGAAGAAGCAAGAGGAATGGCTTGAGAAGCTAGTGAAGACATTTATTATTGAATAA